In Chryseobacterium oryzae, the genomic stretch AACTTATTCCTTTGGAAGTAGACTTTTTAATTTCAGAAAGATTGGCACTCCTCCATTTCATCATTCCACCTTGCAAATCATAAACATTTTTAAAACCCATTTCTTTCAATTTGGCAGCTGCAGCGGTACTTCTTGGACCGCTCATGCAATAAACAAAAACAGGTTTTTCTTTATTAAGAGTTTTTACTTTATCCGTAAAATCATCTGCATTCCAGTCGATATTCATTGCATTTTTCAGATGCCCGTTCTGGAATTCTCCGGGCGTTCTCACATCTACTAACTGTGCATCTTTGGTCTGTTCCAGCTTTTTAGAAAAAACAGCAACGGAAAGACTGTTTTCATTGGTATTTTGTGCATTTCCGACCCCAAAAAATGCAATAACAAACAGAATTGTGATTATATTTTTTCTCGACATTTTTAGCTGTTTTGTTTAATGAGTTTTTCCAGTTCTTCTGCTTGAAAAACACCGGACTGCTTCCATTTTACTTCTCCGTTTTTAAAAATCATCAAAGTAGGAACACTTCGAATTCCGAATTGTGCAGCAACTGCCTGATTTTTATCAACATCAATCTTCACAATACTTGCATCATCACCAATTTTCTTTTTCAAATCCTGAAGAATAGGAGCCTGCATTTTGCATGGACCGCACCATTCTGCAAAAAAATCTACCAAAACAGGTTTATCCTGATTAATAAGTTCCTGAAATTTATTCATTGTATTATTTTTTAATTTATTTTCCGTTTCGAGTGTAAATTGAAATTTTAACTTTATAAAATGTTCATTTATTGCATTCTATGAATCAAAAATTTCTCCAAAAAGAATGAATATAGAGTTTTTATTATATCTTTTCTAAAATATGAACTAAAATACAAATTTCAGTTTTTAAAGTTGACTCTGCATTCTTTTTTTCGATTAAATTTACTTTATCTACACATCAATGCGGTAATTTTTCCCGGAAATATCCATAAACCCATGTTCCGAAAACAGCACTTATTAAGGTAACCGTTATAACCAAAGCTCCTGTTCCTATTTGTGCAAAAAGTGGCCCCGGACAAGCTCCGGTAATTGCCCAGCCAAATCCAAAAATAAGTCCGCCGTAAATTTGACCTTTGTTAAACGTTTTCGGAGCTATAGAGATTTTCTCTCCGTAGATAGTTTTGATATTGAATTTTTTGATGATGAAAACCGATAGCATTCCCGTAACAACAGCACTTCCAATAACACCGTACATGTGAAAAGACTGCAAGCGGAACATTTCCTGAATCCTGAACCAACTGATAACTTCTGCTTTTACAAATACAATCCCGAATAAAATGCCCAATAAAAGATATTTCAGATTGTGATACCATTGGTGCTTCAGATGGCTTTCGTTGGTACAAACACTGTCCTGATGACGGATATCTTTTTCTTTTTCCATAGATTTTAAAATTAAAGTGAAAGAATAATGGGCAGAATTACATTCGCCATGAAAAAGCCACCTACCATAAAACAAACTGTTGCCACCAAAGACGGCCACTGCAGATTAGACAACCCCATAATAGCATGTCCGCTGGTACACCCGCCCGCATAACGGGTTCCGAAACCAACTAAAAATCCACCGACCACCATCATTATGAAACCTCTTAATGTTAATAGACTTGCAAAATTCATTAATTGAACAGGAACAAGATTGCTGTAATCTGTAATTCCGTAAGTTGCAAGTTCTGTTTTAAGTGCAGAATTTACGGACATTTCTCCGGGATTTATTAAGAAATGGGAAGAAATAATTCCGCCTAAAAAAATTCCGAAAACAAAAAAAAGATTCCAAAGTTCCTTTTTCCAGTCGTATTTGAAAAAGCCAATATTGGCAGGGACACACGCTGCACAAATATGCCTGAGCGATGAGCTAATCCCAAATGATTTGTTACCCAAAATAAGCAAAGCAGGCACAGTAAGACCAATTAAAGGGCCTGCAACATACCACGGCCAGGGTTCTTTTATAATTTCTAACATTGATGTTTTATTAAATATTTAAAATTTTGGTTTGACAAACAAAATCACTTTTAGGAATATCAGTTTCTGCAATGGCATTGAAACCGCCCTCAATTTCGGAAAAATTTCTGTAACCTCTTGCCTGAAGAATGCTTGCAGCCATCATACTCCTGTAACCTCCCGCACAGTGAAGGTAAAAATGCTCAGCAGGATTTATCGTATTTATCCAATCATTAATATAAGCCAAAGGTCTGTTGAAAGCCTCCTGAACATGTTCTGCATTATATTCGGATTCTTTTCGCACATCCAGAATTGTTGCTTCCTTTCCTTTTATTTCTTCTTCAAATTGCTTCGCAGAAATTCTGTTGACTAAGTCTATTTCTTTTCCACTATTTTTCCAGGCCTCAAAACCACCTTGCAGAAATCCGAGAACATTATCGAAACCAACTCTGCTCAGTCTCGTTACCGTTTCTTCCTCTTCATTTCTGTTGGTAATGAGAAGAATTGGTTGTTTTACATCTACCATCAACGCGCCTACCCAAGGTGCAAAATCACCATTCAGCCCAATATTGATGGATTGTGGCACAAAGCCTTTTGCGAAATCCCCATTTTCCCTCACATCCAATAACAGAGCTCCGGAATGTTCTGCCAATTCTTCGAACCCATCAGGAGAAAGTGCCTGTAAACCTTTAGATAAAACCTCATCGAAGCTATCGTATCCTTTTTTGTTCATTGCAACATTCATCCCGAAATAAGCAGGTGGCGGTAAAAGGCCATCCGTAACTGCTTTGATAAAACTTTCCTTATCTTTCTGATTCAGTGCATAATTGGTCTTTTTCTGATTTCCCAAAGAGTCCACCGTTTCTTTCTGCATATTTTTACCACATGCAGAACCGGATCCATGCGCTGGATATACGGTAATATCATCATCCAGAGGGAGAATTTTATTATATAAACTCTCGTAAAGCAACCCTGCTAATTCCTCCTGAGTCATGTTTGCCGCTTTTTGTGCCAAATCCGGACGACCCACATCGCCCAAAAACAATGTATCTCCGCTAAATAGGGCTTTTTCTTCACCATTTTCATCTATTAGGAGAAAAGAAGAACTTTCCATAGTGTGACCAGGCGTGTGCAGAACTTTTATTTTGATATCACCTACCGAAAAAGCCTGATGGTCTTCTGCAATAATAGCTTCGAATTCTGGTTGTGCAGTGGGACCGTAAACTATGGGTGCATTGGTTTTGATACTTAAATCCAAATGTCCGCTTACAAAATCGGCGTGAAAATGCGTTTCAAAGATATATTTGAGCTTTACATTGTCTTTTTGCAATCTTTCGAGATAAGGTTGCGTTTCTCTTAAAGGGTCAATAATTGCGGCCTCACCATTAGAAACGATATAATATGCGCCCTGTGCAAGACATCCTGTATAAATCTGTTCTATTTTCATTTTTTTATGATTTAAATTTTATAATTGATTTTATCTGATACAAATTTCCGGGTTTATGATTTTCTGTACAGTCACTTTTGTTACATAAGAAACTCATTTCTAAAACAGAGAATTTCTCGTGGCTCGGTGAAGCCAAAACATTTATAAGAAGATTTCCTTTATAATGATATAAATTCCCATCACCAAAATAAACCAACCGAATGCAGGTTTCAACTTTTTACCATCAATTTTTTTTGATAATTGTGACCCGATAATAATCCCAACAATAGCAATGGATGAGATTGTTAAAAGTAATTTCCAGTCGATTGCCAAGTTGTTGGCTGATGCAAAAAATCCGATGAGCGAATTGAGTGAAATAATGACGAGAGAAGTTCCAATGGCAATCTTCATAGGTGTTTTGAGTAGATTAACCAATGCCGGAATAATCATAAAGCCACCTCCTGCACCTACCAAGCCTGTCAGAATACCGACAACGGAGCCTTCGCCCACCGCCAAAAGGGTATTATCTTTCTGAAATTCAGGGTTATTAGCCATGTTTTCAGAATTTTTGCCAATCATTTTATAGGAAGCCAAAATCATCAGAACAGCAAAAACCAGTAATAGCAAAATATTTTTGGTCAGAACGAAACTATTAATGGTAAAAACATTATTCGGAATCATCGGTAAAATATAATTCCGGGTAAGAAAAATAGAAATGATGGAAGGAATCCCAAAAACCAAAGCTGTTTTAAGATTAACCAAACCGTTTTTAAAGTAAGATACAGAACCTACTAAACTGCTTATTCCTACAATGAAAAGTGAGTATTCTGTTGCCAAAAAAGCATCCAACCCAAAAAGATACACCAAAACGGGAACGGTAAGAATACTTCCGCCGCCGCCGATTAATCCCAATGAAATTCCTATAAAAACTGAAGCAATATATCCGAAAATTTCCATTTCTCAACTTTATGCTGCAAAGATGAAAATCCTGGAAAAGGTGTACCGCTACT encodes the following:
- the trxA gene encoding thioredoxin, encoding MNKFQELINQDKPVLVDFFAEWCGPCKMQAPILQDLKKKIGDDASIVKIDVDKNQAVAAQFGIRSVPTLMIFKNGEVKWKQSGVFQAEELEKLIKQNS
- a CDS encoding thioredoxin domain-containing protein, with product MSRKNIITILFVIAFFGVGNAQNTNENSLSVAVFSKKLEQTKDAQLVDVRTPGEFQNGHLKNAMNIDWNADDFTDKVKTLNKEKPVFVYCMSGPRSTAAAAKLKEMGFKNVYDLQGGMMKWRSANLSEIKKSTSKGISLVQFNEMIKNDLPVLVDFYAEWCAPCKKMEPYLNKMSAEMPDKVKIVRINADENTEICKELGVSALPVLKLYKNNQLVWDNLGFVTEEQVKKQISEIKR
- a CDS encoding MBL fold metallo-hydrolase produces the protein MKIEQIYTGCLAQGAYYIVSNGEAAIIDPLRETQPYLERLQKDNVKLKYIFETHFHADFVSGHLDLSIKTNAPIVYGPTAQPEFEAIIAEDHQAFSVGDIKIKVLHTPGHTMESSSFLLIDENGEEKALFSGDTLFLGDVGRPDLAQKAANMTQEELAGLLYESLYNKILPLDDDITVYPAHGSGSACGKNMQKETVDSLGNQKKTNYALNQKDKESFIKAVTDGLLPPPAYFGMNVAMNKKGYDSFDEVLSKGLQALSPDGFEELAEHSGALLLDVRENGDFAKGFVPQSINIGLNGDFAPWVGALMVDVKQPILLITNRNEEEETVTRLSRVGFDNVLGFLQGGFEAWKNSGKEIDLVNRISAKQFEEEIKGKEATILDVRKESEYNAEHVQEAFNRPLAYINDWINTINPAEHFYLHCAGGYRSMMAASILQARGYRNFSEIEGGFNAIAETDIPKSDFVCQTKILNI
- a CDS encoding DUF6691 family protein codes for the protein MEKEKDIRHQDSVCTNESHLKHQWYHNLKYLLLGILFGIVFVKAEVISWFRIQEMFRLQSFHMYGVIGSAVVTGMLSVFIIKKFNIKTIYGEKISIAPKTFNKGQIYGGLIFGFGWAITGACPGPLFAQIGTGALVITVTLISAVFGTWVYGYFREKLPH
- a CDS encoding sulfite exporter TauE/SafE family protein, whose protein sequence is MEIFGYIASVFIGISLGLIGGGGSILTVPVLVYLFGLDAFLATEYSLFIVGISSLVGSVSYFKNGLVNLKTALVFGIPSIISIFLTRNYILPMIPNNVFTINSFVLTKNILLLLVFAVLMILASYKMIGKNSENMANNPEFQKDNTLLAVGEGSVVGILTGLVGAGGGFMIIPALVNLLKTPMKIAIGTSLVIISLNSLIGFFASANNLAIDWKLLLTISSIAIVGIIIGSQLSKKIDGKKLKPAFGWFILVMGIYIIIKEIFL
- a CDS encoding YeeE/YedE family protein — its product is MLEIIKEPWPWYVAGPLIGLTVPALLILGNKSFGISSSLRHICAACVPANIGFFKYDWKKELWNLFFVFGIFLGGIISSHFLINPGEMSVNSALKTELATYGITDYSNLVPVQLMNFASLLTLRGFIMMVVGGFLVGFGTRYAGGCTSGHAIMGLSNLQWPSLVATVCFMVGGFFMANVILPIILSL